The genomic stretch AAGTTTAAGACCTGGAACGGTAAAGATCGACAGCGTACATCCTGGTCTTCATGGAATTTGCTGTGATTACCTTCTCTCTGGTGTTCACTTCAGTTTGTAATATTTCATACTGCCTGTTTATGGAGTTCGGTACTACTTGCGTTTAAATCAATTTGTCATTCTCTTTTATTGAGAAATCTGGCAGCTAAGTTATTTATCTTGTTTGATtcagaaaatcttgtcatttaatAAACAAATTGGAAACTCTTTGTCCTTCTTTGGAAATAGCTTTTTTTCTTCGAATTTTACTTTGGAAATAGTTCAGTTGCAAATGGCACATGTGAGAACTTCACTTCTATAATATGTACTTATTTGCTCGATCAGATTAGTGGTACCAATCCCAAAAAGGAGCAGGTTTATCTTGTCAAAAAGCATGTAAAGAACCAGGCATTGGCGAGCGAACTAAAAATTTGCAATGTGAAAATCAGTCTAGTCGATGTTTAAGTGTTGGTAGCGATGGCGATAATCCAGGAATATGCTACACACCGACATACTTCCAGGATATGAGTATCAGAGTAGTATGTGTGGTGAAACATCTGGTCAGACTTACGAAAGAGAATATATCGAAAATGGTTCAGTGCCAATGTATAACATGTATTTACTCACAGAGACATCTTCCTTTTGTTTACTCTAATTAAACATAACATTATGCTAACTCTTCTACGCCAGTGTATCCACTGAAAACATGAGCAGAAAATCAAAGTTTTCAATTCCAAGTGTACGCCTGAAAATGTTGAAACCAAGACAGATAAGTCTTTCCAGAAGTAAACTAGATggcagattcaataagtacagttTCACATCCAGACTGCCTTGTCACTCATGAAATGAACATCACTCCAGAGAAGGCTAAATTTAAACAGTAACTCGTATATAAGGATTAGAAGACAATTCACATAGTATTGACCAAGGTGACGTAGACTTGGTTAAACAATCTAAAGGTTCAGATTGTACATGCTATTTATGTCTTGTTTCATCATGGGCTAGCGGTTTCCATTCAATCATCTTCACATCTTGCAGGTGTCACCATACGTCCAAAGATTGGGGTTTACAAATTGCAAGCACATACGCAACAACTTCCCTATACAAAGTTCCATAAACCAAGAGAGAGACCAGCAGCAATCTCACAAATGAAAACCACACTGAAGTGTGTAACATCACTGCTACCATATCCCCTTGATACAGAAGCCCTTGTTACACTAACTTGAGACTGACAAACACTTGAGAACCCCGTGAGGAGCAGCATCCATCCAGTCAATGTACATGTATGAAAATGAGTTAATATATTAGCATCCATACATCAGCATCTTAACTCTCACATTATCACTGGACAAATCATGGACTAAACGAAACCGAACAACACTGATGCCCATAAATCTTACAGAAAGTAATAGTGCTGCACTTCCAAAAGAAATTGCATCGCAGACATAAAGGAAACCAAAACAAAATATTGTCTATCAGTTGATACCTTTTTCCTCAAATCACAAACCACCTGTTATATGTATAAACTAAAGAGACAACGAGTAAGAGCCTATGGAGTTCTCTTTTTGGTTCAGTTCTTTTTGATGGCCAGATTATATTAGCAGTTAGCAAAGGAACTTTAGAATATGCTCAGAGGGGTTCCTCTTCGGTCCAGCAAACAGGCGATGCAGGACCTGGCCGATCCGGTGAGTTGATGGCGGCAGCGGTCGCCCTCGATGCAGGAGTACGGGGTGTCGATGGCGGCGCCGACGATCGCTTCGATGCAGAACCGCGGGGAGTCGATGGCGGCAACGTCGCCTTCGTTGCAGGAGGACAGGGTctggatggcggcggcggtggtcgccTCGATGCAGGAGGAGAGGGTCTGGATGGCGGCGCCGGCGGTCGCCTCGATGCAGGAGGAAGGGGTCTCTGGCGGCGCCGGCGGTAGCTCTGCATGCAGGACGACTGGGTGTGGATGATGGCGGTGGCTTTTGTGACGTACGACCTGGGCCAATTGGGGACGGCCTCAATACTAGTAAATCTTTTTTTTTCATAATCTATGTGTTTGTTGGGCTGTTGGACCTAATCTAAATCGCTTAATCCTGACCGTTGCCTAAATCATACCTCTCTCCTTCTAAAAGGTACTGTAAAAGAAACCTCCAAAATACGTTGCCTCGCTGGAGATACCCCTAGTTGTAAAGAAGATTTGGATTTGGAAGCGGGAAGGCTAagaacatctccagtcgcgtcccccaaagggatttgggggacgccgACCAAAAAAGCGTCCCAGTCGCAtgccccaaaggccgcttcgcTCCGGACGTCCCTCAAATcttgtccggcgtccctagcccatcccctgtgtatagagtctccatcggggacgccggacacggtttttacacttgctttttgtttggaggtcgcgtttgggggacatggCTAGGAAAGGGACCTTCTCCAAACGAAAATTTCGTCTGGACGTCCCTCAAACGAAAATTCGGCGCTATTGCCGGACGTGTTTGGGGGatgtgactggagatgctctaaaagagGAAGAATAACGGAGAAATGTTTTTTCCAGCGAGGATAGCTGAAGGTGAACCGAGCAGCCCTCACCTTCCCCTCCTGTGAACGGCCGCCGCCACCGAACCCTGACCAGCCATGGCCCCGCCGCAGAAAAAGAGCTCCCGACAGTCCGCTCCTACCACCATACTCGCCCTCAGCGACGACCTCCTGCGCGAGGTGTTCCTCCGCCTCCCCTCCCTCCCGAGCCTCGTCCGCGCCGCTCTCGCCTGCCCCGCCTTCCTCCGCGCCGTCCGTTCGTCCCCCGCCTTCCGCCGCCGCTTCCGCGACCTCCACTCGCCCACCATCCTCGGCGCATTTCTCGTCGACGAAGACACCCCCATGTCCACCTTCGCGCCCGTCCGTCTCCGCGACCGGCGCTCCGACCCGGAccacgccgccgccctccgcggcCTCGATGCCTTCCTTACCCGTCTTCCTGATGCCATCGACGTCAAAAAGGACGACGGCGAGGACGCTGAAGACGAAGAAAGTGTCGAAGACGAGGACGGCCCCGTGGCCGAGTGGACAATGTCTGCGTGCTGCGATGGGTACGTCCTTCTCGTCACGCCGCAATGGAACACCAAGAAGGTGGCCGTCTACGATCCCCTCACAGGGGCCCTGCATCTCTTCCCCGGCCCGCCCGATGAGGTGTTCGGCGGACAATCCGAATACACCGCAGCTGAGTTCCACGTGATCCCCTCCGAAGCCGATGACCGGTCGTTTCGCGTGCTCTGCGTCCCCAAGGAAGATGGGGGAAAGCAGATCGCCATCTTGTCACCCGACACCAGGGAGTGGCAGATTTCCCCAACACCGTGGAGCCTCCAGGATGCAGACAATGTTAAGCTAGCGAGGAACGGGCTCGTTTACTGGGCATCTTCAGACCAAGACAGTATCCCTGTGCTGAACACTGCAACAATGCAATTCTCCCAAACTGGCATGCCGCCAACTGTGCCTTCCTGTGTCTTAGGTGAGACCAAGGATGGGAATCTCTGTTTGGCTCGCGCATATGACGATAACCTTGAGCTGTTGGTTTGGGTCCTAAGAGCCGGCGTCGATAAATGGAGGAACAGGGCATTTCAGATGGTGGATGCGAATGCGATGGATAAGCTCGCTCTGAACATTGTAGACGAGTGTCCTTCGCTGAATGTCGTGGCTATTGTCACTGGCGTCGTGTATTTGACTATTCATCAGAACCAGCCTCCTAACTGGCTCATATCCTTCTGCATTGAAACAAGGGAGCTACAGAAGCTCTGCCGGATCACTACCTCCGAGTTCTGCTATCCCTACATCATGGCGTGGCCTCCCTCTTTGTTACCCAGGAAGGTGACCTCTTGACTCCAACTCTCATAACTTGTTAATGTGTTCTCTGTATATTATCTTTTGTTAATTCGTGATGACGTCTTGTCATGGCTCTATAGATCGAGTCTTGGTTAGATTTATTAACTATTGAATAAATCGTTGCAAGATACTCATGTATgttattgagaacaagcaagtgcgtatgTACTAGGCCTATGCCAGGGCTCTCCACGATAGCGATTTTTACTGTGCCGCaccgaaggaaaaaaaaaggaccGCATCGAGCCCCTCTTCTTCGTTGGAAAGAAATCAAGAGAAAGGGACTTGCATCGAGCCACACGCCATCCTCTTCCCAATGCGATCTCCTTCTCGTGGAGCCTCACGCGGTGACGCCATCCTCTCTCGCCTCCTGCCCTTCTCCCTTTCTCTGATAGGGTTGGTCTGCATCCACCTCGGGACAGTGGGACGGCATCCGGGAATCATAGGCGAAGTAGCAGCGGCGGTAgccggaggaagaggagaagcgCCGGTGATTCGATGGCATCCGGCTGCGGGCTCCTGATGTTGCCTCCCATCGCCGTTCACGCTGCCCTTATCTCTTCTCCATACTACAGAGGAGGAGCCTAGGGCTGTAGATGCCGGGGCGCTGAGAACCACCGTCGATGGTGGCGAGGCAGAGCCGCACATTCACGCCAACCAAGCACTCTCTCTCGGCATCGTTCATCCTCCGCTGCACCGACCAGGTCCTCATCCACCCACCTGTGCGTCTCTTTCATCGTTGCCCTGGACCCTTTGCTTTAGGTCTGACCTTGCGCTCTTCTTCCTGTTGTCTGTGTCTCATTTCTACAGCACAAGCCCATCTTCCCATGATAGAGGGGGAGATTGATAGAGGAAGGGGAGGCATGAGCAAGAGGAGTAGAGGATATCGAACCACCCCATCCTCTTTTCCTTCCAGCGGAAGTCACTGCCGTTGTTTCTTCGATCCGATGGTATTAGTGCCTCTTCTTCACTGGGCACTGTTTTTATCCTTTAGAATCTGATGGAATTTTGATTCTTTTGTTTTGAATTGAATGTGTTATTTGTAAATTTGCAAGAATTAATTAGTCAATATGTTTAAACCTACAATCTTGTGGCAACGAAATGAGAAATTCTAGGTGGAATGCCTCGCTTGGGCACTCTTATTGTTGTATTTGACATATGATATATACTGCAGGTGTATTACAGATCTTATGACCATTGCTGTCTTTTATTTGACGATCTATGCATTTTACTAATACTTTGTCCCTTATCACCCTTCTGTTTCCATTGGTTTGTATGTGCAATCCATGCTTTGGTTTCTATTGGCTTGGTGTGAAAGATGCTTGATATATCCCAGGTCAAGAATTACTGCCGTGTGTTAGTGGATGCTTGAAGTATAGGAGGATTTTGACAACAATAATGGTTTGTAGTTATgcgacttcatctctttctctaaTATAAAGCACAAATGTACATGGTTGGTGCATTGCATAATAGTCTGTAGTACTGCTGCTTAATGATGTTGGTTCTAAGAACGGAGATTAATCTGAGACACATGCTTTTGGTAATAACAATCATTGATGTAAAAAAAATTCTTGCTATTAGTAACTGATAGTTGCATGTTTATTTTTGCTAAATTCTGGATTGTGATATCTTTGTGCCGAAAAGATATGGCAAATAGGAAAGCACCAGTTACTGATAAGAACACATATTCCACTTATTAGTTGCTTTGATTTTCCTATGTGTACTTCCTTTTCTTATTATCTTTTTAATTACTATTCAGAGAAGGGTTAGTGCTTGTAGAAGGATAGAATATAGGTTTCATGATGGACTATGCTTTCTATTATGTGATAAAGTGGGATCTGAATATTAGCTGAAGCTTTCGTGCTCATAGAATCTTGTCGTTCCATCTGTGTATACATTTCAGCATGTATAAATCTCTTTATATTAGTTAGCATTTTTTCTTGTCATTCGAATAATCACCATACTATTTTCAGCCCGATGGAATCCATTTTACGGAGTTTCTTCTCTTTGTagctttgaaatatataataaggtGAATGGTGCAAAATATGGTCGTGTAACAACAATTCGATTTTCTCGGCTGCCAAAACTGTGGGGTTTGCTGTCTCTTAGCATTGTCTTTAGAGGTATAACAAATATCAATTCGGAACGTCAAGATCTATACCACACATACAACCACTGAGGCTGCCAAGGTTCCTCGCCTCTGTGGTCCCCTCCTCAAGGCTAATGCACGCTGTCCAAGAACTTTGAGGTTCGTGCTCAAGTTCGTGCTCCACCTCTGGTTCCATGTTTCTCTGATGTTCGTGTTATTTTGATTTGGTTGTGCAGAAGAAATTATACTAGCTTAGCTGAATGTATTGTCTAGCTTCTCATTTGCCAATGTCACCATGATTTATGCATTTAGGTGACTGAATTCATATTAATATTCTTTGTCCCTGGAGAGATCAAGACATAGTATATTGAGTAATGATTCAGTTCATAGCAACACCCAGCCTGTAAGTGCCTGTTTCCCTCCTGTAAGTTTTTTCTTTTGTAAATTTCTCTTGGTCAATGTGACTTCCAGGCTTCATGTTTTAGAGGTGCATCCGTATTGCAGTCAATACTCTTCTGATATGTCAAATTTAATTGACCCTTTTCTGTTGTTCCTTTTCTATGACTGATCATGTGCAAACTGTTTCTTGATAAAAGGAGGAATCAGACTCTAATTGTCTCTTGCTACTGTACTGATTAGAGACATGTACGTTGCAAAAGAACACCATATATTGGGTTCTATCCTATGGTAGGTTTGTAGGTGAGTTTCTTTTCAAATTGTGAGTCGAAATATAAGAACAATGAATATTTTGCGAGTACCTGAATTGATCTTTAATCAGATTTATTAGATGACTATTGgggaatagcataggaagacccTGGACATTCAGAATTGAAGAAATCATACTTTGGGTTGAAGAAACTTCTAAAGAAGACCAAGAGCGTGAGTTTTGTTTGGTAATTTATTTCTGTCGGTTAATTTGGAATTCACTAAACTGTAATAATAAAATAAATGGTGTGCATGTAGGCTGAAGATAATGCTGCCAAGAGTAAGTTACGCGTGGCTGCTAGCAATCCCGGCCATGCTTTGTACAACGGACATCTTTATCTTGGTGTATGCAAGATTTTGGTTAAACTTGGAAGAGGTAGTGAGGCAATCAATGGCTGTACAAAAGCACTCAGGATAGATGAAGAACTTGTCGATGCATAGGAACTACCTGCTCGCAATAATTGAGCATATGCATAGTAGCTATTTTTTATGTTCCCACTACCTGTCCATATTAAACTCTAGCATCGTGAATTTTTGGACCGTGCACAAAACGACAGCGTTTTGCACTTCCCTATGCTTGGTTAATATATTTAGAGTGCATAAGTAAATCACAATAGATACGATAATCTCCAATTCTTTAGTGGAGTTATGTCTGTAAATCACAAACGAATGAACTTACTCATTATGCCAGGTTTTGTAAGCCTGTTACTGTGGCTGTTTGTTGTATGACACCCTTCATACTTGTTGCAGAGAGGTGAAGCTACACTTTCTACAGAAGATTGGAAGGTGTGATTATCTAAAAGAGGCTGTCCAGAAGCCACCACAGGTGAATTTTGTGCAATCTTGCTTTGCTGTTTTGAATATATGATCATGAAAGCTGAAAAGCAGCATACAATAGGCTGGTGCTTGCAGTGGCACCGAGATAAAAACCAGGAGAACTGAAGTGGAAGCAGAAAACATGTTTGAGAGATCGTGGCATATGAGGTATGAGTCCGTATAAAAAGAAACATATTTGAAGAAACATAAATGCAGAAATTTTGAATCAAGTGCTTTACTTAGATGTTTTTTCTTTCAAATTATGTGAATAAACAATGCATATGCAAGTGCTCAGTGACGAAGACAGTGCCAAGGACAGGATCTAGATGGGATGGGTGGAGTTGGTGTTGGCGGCGGATTCATTTATTCTTCTTTTTTATACTAAAGCGATCTTGCTGCTTGGGAACAAGGCTGATTTGTTGCTCCACTCCTTGGCTCTTCATGTCGGCTCTTTGTTTGTGATCAGTAAAATGTATACTGCTGGAGAACATCGGCCGAAACATATTATGTTATTGCAGGCTGATCAGATGGGCTTCCACAATAAGGATGGCAATTATCCTAAGAAGAGGTGCCTGATTGTTACTTTTCTGTTTAGGTCACGTTTCTATCTGCTCCTGTTCTTGTTTACTTATGTTTCTTCCACTTTGGTAGCAAGCTCCTAGCCAATGTTGGCGACATGGCCTCAGTATCCGCAAGTTCCAAATCTTGGCTATGCCGAGCAAGAAGCCGCTGGCTGGAAATAAGGGAGGTTAGTTCCATGCATGTTTAGTGACTTACAACCGTCTATGAAAGGTATCTGCATAGGATCATTTGCTGGTTCTCTACCTTATCCTGTATTTTTTTGCCGTTGTAAATGCTCATGTGGATCTTCCTTTCTCTGGTTATAGGGGCCAATCCATCTAGGTGTTGTCGCACGCTCCTTTTGCCATACATGCCTTTTATATGTCTGCGAATTATGCATATGGTCATGTCTAAATGGTGATGGGTAATATATACTATTGAATTGTATTGAAGTATAGCTTCTTTATCTGCAAAACGAAATACATAAGACGTATTGCTAGACTCACACTGCCACTTGTTCTCTGTGAAGTACTCCCTCGTCTCGAAAAGATGttgtagatttatctaaatttattcaaatttagataaatctgcgGTATCTTTTTAAGGACGGAGGAAGTAGTTTATTTTGTGTAAGTGATCAATTATATGAAAACAGGCTTGATACCACACAATATCTGGTGAAATTGAAACCCCTGGACATATGAAATGATACGACTGCATGCATGTTGTCTTAGTAGATTAGATCGCCATCCCTATATATTCAACAGAGTGAAAAAAAGATAGGCAGTGGAGGACCAATCTGGTATCATGATATTGAGATTGGTTTGCAGATGACCAGCGAGgatgcgccccatggggcgccccagccTCTAGTATATCATTGAATGACGTCCACCAGGCTCGAACAGATTAGTAGTCCATATACTTTCACAATAAATAAATGACTGGCACCAAAGTTTGGCAGGAAATACCAGATGCTGTCCAATGTCCTATGACACCCAAAATGTATTCTGCCAACATGGATTAGCTGAGGCTCCTTCCTTATGCATTTCGACTCATGGATTccattttttgtttatttcaaaCTACTCTTGTGATATTATAGTTTATGATGGATCCAGAGATTTTTTTAATGAGATTCAGTTCGATAGTTTTATTAGTTGATTGTtgagaatagtatgcaatgtggttcAATGTATGACACCCAAAATGTCAGCCTGCGTGGCTTAGTTGAGTTCCTTCCTTATGCATTTTGTCTTATGGATTCATTTTTATTTCAGACAGCTAGTTATATTATAGTTTGTGATGGACCAAAGATATTATTATTTTGAATGAAATGATGTGGCTTAATGGGAAGAAACCCTCAACGATGTTATATTACTAGCAGATCGTGTATGACACCGCATTTGCGAACACGGAGGCTCGAGTGCGGGCAGGCGAGGATGCGTCATCCCGTCCTAGCCACCCGGGCTAAGTCTAGTTTACTTCTTTTCTTGTAATGAAATAAAATGCAATGTTTTTATTTGTTGAGTGTTAGCCCGTGGAGTTAGCATGTTGTTCTTAAGACGATTTTCAGTTAGAAAGTTATTCTCTGCACTGAAAGTATACGATAGCGGCAACGCTGTCAAAGGTGGTGATATAACCTGTAGACTGTAGTTCGAAAGCTGAATGGTGAAAGCACTCCCAAACCTAGAG from Lolium rigidum isolate FL_2022 chromosome 4, APGP_CSIRO_Lrig_0.1, whole genome shotgun sequence encodes the following:
- the LOC124647731 gene encoding uncharacterized protein LOC124647731 codes for the protein MAPPQKKSSRQSAPTTILALSDDLLREVFLRLPSLPSLVRAALACPAFLRAVRSSPAFRRRFRDLHSPTILGAFLVDEDTPMSTFAPVRLRDRRSDPDHAAALRGLDAFLTRLPDAIDVKKDDGEDWTMSACCDGYVLLVTPQWNTKKVAVYDPLTGALHLFPGPPDEVFGGQSEYTAAEFHVIPSEADDRSFRVLCVPKEDGGKQIAILSPDTREWQISPTPWSLQDADNVKLARNGLVYWASSDQDSIPVLNTATMQFSQTGMPPTVPSCVLGETKDGNLCLARAYDDNLELLVWVLRAGVDKWRNRAFQMVDANAMDKLALNIVDECPSLNVVAIVTGVVYLTIHQNQPPNWLISFCIETRELQKLCRITTSEFCYPYIMAWPPSLLPRKTTALSS